The genomic stretch GCTGGCCACGGGGGCCATCGGGGAGGTGCGGATGCTCAACGCGAGCCTGGGCCTGCCGTTCGCGTTCAACCCCCACCACCGGGTGTTCGCCCCCGCCCTGGGCGGCGGCGCGCTGCTGGACCTGGGCGTGTACCCCGTCTCGTTCGCCCTCCGGCTGTTCGGACGGCCCACGCGCATCACCAGCCATGCGGTGCTGGGACAGACGGGCGTGGACGAGCAGGTCTCCATCCTCCTGGACTTCCCGGAGGGACGGCAGGCCACGCTCAGCACCAGCGTGCGCAACCGCCTGCAGAACGATGCGGCCGTCTTTGGCACACACGGCATGCTCCACCTGCACGAGCCCCTCAACTGCCCCGAGATGCTCACGCACGTGCCCACGCGGGCCATTGGCGGGGCGGACACCCCGCTCCAGCCTCCCCACACCCTCACGCGCAAGGTGCTGGGCAACGGCTACGCGCACGAGGCCGCGGAGGTGATGCGGTGCATGCGCGAGGGGCTCCTGGAGAGCCCGCTCATGCCGCTCCAGGAGACGCTGTTGATCATGGAGACGATGGACGCCATCCAGGCGGCGTGGCGGCTCAGTGCGCGGACCGGACTCCCCGGCGCCGGATCCGCTCCAGGAGCGGACTGAACAGCGGCCCTCCGCGGAGGTGCAGCCACCAGCGGACGGGCCAGATGCCGGTCAGGATGACGGGCAACCAGCTCGGCACGCCGAGCCAGGTCGATGAGGCCGGCTCCGAGACCTGCAGCGGAAGCTTCGAATAGGGATAGCTCTCGCGGATGAACCAGAACCCCCTCTGGTTCCAGGTGGAGCGCACGCGCGGCCGTCTCGGAGGCTTGAAGAAGGCACCGCCCAGATCAAACCGGTCCAGGGGCTTCCAGGAGGCCAACCAGAACTGATCGGCCCCCACCATGAAGGAGCCGTTGCCCGTCCAGCGGAACCGGAGGTGGGCCTGAATGGCCGAGAGCTCCCCGCGCCGGTCCGTGTCGATGCCAAAGGACGTGTAGAAGTCGTAGCTGAGCGCCCACATCCCCAGGAAGCCCAGGAACAGGGCGCACCAGAGGCCGCGAAGGATGCCTTTCATCCGCCGCCCCAGCGCTGGAGCCCAGGGC from Stigmatella aurantiaca encodes the following:
- a CDS encoding Gfo/Idh/MocA family protein, translated to MPRAIQWGILGTGNIARQFADALRMLPDAGLLAVGSRSRDSADTFARTHGVPRAYGSYEALAKDPEVEVVYIATPHPLHKDNSLLCLEHGKAVLCEKPFTLDAQEGALIAAKAREKGLFCMEAMWNRFVPIMRELDALLATGAIGEVRMLNASLGLPFAFNPHHRVFAPALGGGALLDLGVYPVSFALRLFGRPTRITSHAVLGQTGVDEQVSILLDFPEGRQATLSTSVRNRLQNDAAVFGTHGMLHLHEPLNCPEMLTHVPTRAIGGADTPLQPPHTLTRKVLGNGYAHEAAEVMRCMREGLLESPLMPLQETLLIMETMDAIQAAWRLSARTGLPGAGSAPGAD